The Pelagovum sp. HNIBRBA483 sequence TCCCCGCGCAGACGATTGCGCGGCTGATGGCGCAGGACTGGCCAGGCAATGCGCGCGCCCTGATGAATGCGGCCATGCGGTTTGTGATGGGGCTTGGAGATGGGGAAGAGGATGCGAGCCTTGGCTTGAGTGAGCAAATGGCGCAAGTGGAGCGGTCCTTACTCATCGAGGCTCTGCGACGCCATTCCGGCAATGCGACCGAGACGGCGAAGGCGCTAAGGCTGCCGCGCAAGACCTTCTATGATAAATTGGCGCGCCATGATCTCCGAGCGGAAGATTATCGATAATCGCCAGCGCGCGCAGTTGTGCGGTTTTCCGCACATGTGGCGTTGTTCACTGTGTGAAACTTCGCGCGTGGTGATGATGGTGGGCGAAAACACTTCAGTTCAAACCTCATTAACTGACTGAATATCATCATTAAATTTGGGGATATCGCCCTTCTGGCATTGTTCAGTTGCGCGGGCGCTGGGCAGGGTCTTCACTCTCTGCACCACCACTATGTGGTAATGGCTATCTCAAATGGGAGGAGATCCGATATGAAATTTGTTAAACTGGCGACTGCAAGCGCACTGGCGTTGACGATGGGCGCAGGCGCTGCTTTCGCGGCCTGTGACGATGGCGAGATTGTCGTCAAGTTCAGCCATGTGACGAACACCGACCGTCACCCAAAAGGCATCGCTGCAACGCTTCTGCAAGAGCGCGTGAATGCCGAGATGGATGGCACGATGTGCATGGAAGTGTTCCCGAACTCTACGCTCTATAACGACGATCAGGTTCTCGAGGCGATCCTGCAAGGGGACGTTCAGCTTGCCGCACCGTCGCTGTCGAAATTCGAAGCGTTTACCAAGCAATTCCGTATTTTTGACCTGCCGTTCATGTTCAAGAACGTTGACGCCGTTGACGCGTTCCAAGCGTCTGAAACAGGTCAGGCAATGAAAGACTCCATGCAACGCCGTGGCCTTCAGGGCTTGCAGTTCTGGCACAATGGTATGAAGCAGTTCTCGGCTAATGTTCCGCTGAACGAGCCGACCGATGCGGCTGGCCTGAAGTTCCGCGTTCAGACCTCGGATGTTCTCGTCGCGCAGATGGAAGCGCTGGGCGCCAGCCCGCAGCCGATGGCCTTTTCGGAAGTGTACGGCGCCCTGCAGACCGGCGTTGTAGACGGGCAGGAGAACACTTGGTCCAACATTTATGGCCAGAAGTTCTTTGAGGTTCAGGATGGTATCACCGAAACCAACCACGGCATCATCGACTACCTCGTTGTGACCAGCGTTGACTGGCTCGATAGCCTTGACGCCGATGTGCGCGACCAGTTCATGACCATTCTCGCGGAGGTGACGGAAGCGCGTAATGCTGAGTCCACCGCAGTGAACGAAGCGAACAAGGAAGCCATCATCGAAGCAGGTGGCATTGTCCGGACGCTTGATGCAGACCAGCGTGCTGCTTGGGTCGCGGCGATGAAGCCGGTCTGGGAGCAGTTTGTCGACGATGTGGGTCAGGACAACATCGACGCCGCTCAGGCGATCAACGAGTCGATGTAAGTCGGATATGCTTGGGGCGGCTTCGGTCGCCCCACTCAATTTGGTTCGGTTTGCATAGATGGGGGCTGCGATGAGCGGTGGACGACATCATCCGGAAGGTCGCATTGCGACGCTATTCAATAATATCGAAGAAACACTGATCGCGTTCATCCTCGGGGCGATGACGCTGGTGACATTCATCAATGTGGTGTTGCGTTATGCGTTCAACAGTCAGCTCATTTGGGGGCTTGAACTAACATTGGTGCTGTTTGCGTGGCTGGTGATCCTTGGCATTTCGTATGCGTTCAAGGTCACTGCACATCTTGGCGTGGATGCGATCCTTAATATTGTTGGCCCGCGGGCGCGTAAAGCAATGACATTGATAGCCTGCGCTGTCTGCCTTGCTTATGCTCTGCTGCTGCTGAAAGGCGCGTGGGATTACTGGGCGCCATTTGCGGGGCTGAATGCAACGGAGGGACGCTGGTTCCCGACGGGTTTTGCCAACAGTCGTGATCAGGCGTGGTACGAGACGGAGCAAATCCCGATCCCGTTCGCGCGGGAATGGCTCGAAGCCACTTTCAACTTTGGTGAGGAATACGAGAAGCTGCCGCGCTTTATCCCTTATTCTGTTCTGCCATTCGGTATCGCCTTGATGACTTACCGCATTGTGCAGGCGACGC is a genomic window containing:
- a CDS encoding DctP family TRAP transporter solute-binding subunit translates to MKFVKLATASALALTMGAGAAFAACDDGEIVVKFSHVTNTDRHPKGIAATLLQERVNAEMDGTMCMEVFPNSTLYNDDQVLEAILQGDVQLAAPSLSKFEAFTKQFRIFDLPFMFKNVDAVDAFQASETGQAMKDSMQRRGLQGLQFWHNGMKQFSANVPLNEPTDAAGLKFRVQTSDVLVAQMEALGASPQPMAFSEVYGALQTGVVDGQENTWSNIYGQKFFEVQDGITETNHGIIDYLVVTSVDWLDSLDADVRDQFMTILAEVTEARNAESTAVNEANKEAIIEAGGIVRTLDADQRAAWVAAMKPVWEQFVDDVGQDNIDAAQAINESM
- a CDS encoding TRAP transporter small permease, translated to MSGGRHHPEGRIATLFNNIEETLIAFILGAMTLVTFINVVLRYAFNSQLIWGLELTLVLFAWLVILGISYAFKVTAHLGVDAILNIVGPRARKAMTLIACAVCLAYALLLLKGAWDYWAPFAGLNATEGRWFPTGFANSRDQAWYETEQIPIPFAREWLEATFNFGEEYEKLPRFIPYSVLPFGIALMTYRIVQATLRVISGAADSIIVSHEAEDAVEEAALANKE